A genomic window from Streptomyces brevispora includes:
- the dnaG gene encoding DNA primase, translating to MAGRINDDDVKAVRDAVPIDAVVSEYLQLRNAGGGNLKGLCPFHDEKSPSFQVSPSKGLFHCFGCQEGGDTIAFVMKIDHLQFSEVVERLAAKAGITLRYEEGGYNPSHQRGERIRLVEAHKAAAQFYVEQLDGPEAEIGRKFLAERGFDQAAAAHFGVGYSPAGWDHLTRYLRGKGFSDKELIASGISQDGRRGPIDRFRGRLMWPISDTAGDIVGFGARKLRDDDNGPKYLNTPETAIYKKSQVLYGIDLAKKDIAKASRAVVVEGYTDVMACHLAGITTAIATCGTAFGGDHIKILRRLLMDNGSARVIFTFDGDAAGQKAALRAFEDDQKFAAETYIAIAPDNMDPCDLRLAKGDEAVRDLVEPRTPLFEFALRQIVGRYDLETPAGRAAALDEAAPVVAKIKTGSVQREVAVQLAGFVGILDQEYVVHRVNQLAQWARGRGDQRGPARSSSRADAQRRQIQAPTGPSGPALNLRSPAHRTERELLKLALQRPALVSPAFDAYGMDEFTAPPYAAVRQCIAEVGGAELGVAETREYLVQVLDATPNETVRKLVTELAVEVFHGKSIDEAYAGEHLVKVRLRAVDRRINDVQGSLARLGSNVAPEHLAAAQNEVWVLQQYAQSLRNSGADAL from the coding sequence GTGGCAGGCAGGATCAATGACGACGACGTGAAGGCGGTCCGGGACGCGGTCCCGATCGACGCCGTCGTTTCCGAGTACCTCCAGCTGCGCAACGCGGGCGGTGGAAACCTCAAGGGCCTGTGCCCCTTCCACGACGAGAAGTCCCCCTCCTTCCAGGTCAGTCCGAGCAAGGGTCTCTTCCACTGCTTCGGCTGCCAGGAGGGCGGCGACACGATCGCCTTCGTGATGAAGATCGATCACCTCCAGTTCTCCGAGGTGGTCGAGCGGCTCGCCGCCAAGGCCGGCATCACCCTGCGCTACGAGGAGGGCGGGTACAACCCCTCCCACCAGCGCGGTGAGCGGATCCGGCTGGTCGAGGCACACAAGGCGGCCGCCCAGTTCTACGTGGAGCAGCTTGACGGCCCCGAGGCGGAGATCGGCCGCAAGTTCCTCGCCGAGCGCGGCTTCGACCAGGCCGCCGCCGCCCACTTCGGCGTCGGCTACAGCCCCGCCGGCTGGGACCACCTCACCCGCTATCTGCGCGGCAAGGGCTTCAGCGACAAGGAGCTGATCGCCTCCGGCATCTCCCAGGACGGCAGGCGCGGCCCCATCGACCGCTTCCGCGGCCGGCTGATGTGGCCGATCAGCGACACCGCGGGTGACATCGTCGGCTTCGGCGCCCGCAAACTGCGCGACGACGACAACGGCCCGAAGTACCTCAACACCCCCGAGACCGCGATCTACAAGAAGTCCCAGGTGCTGTACGGCATCGACCTGGCCAAGAAGGACATCGCGAAGGCCAGCCGGGCCGTCGTCGTCGAGGGCTACACCGACGTGATGGCCTGCCACCTCGCCGGGATCACCACCGCCATCGCCACCTGCGGCACGGCGTTCGGCGGCGACCACATCAAGATCCTCCGCCGGCTCCTGATGGACAACGGCAGCGCCCGGGTGATCTTCACCTTCGACGGTGACGCAGCCGGCCAGAAGGCCGCCCTGCGCGCCTTCGAGGACGACCAGAAATTCGCCGCCGAGACCTACATCGCGATCGCCCCGGACAATATGGACCCGTGCGATCTGCGGCTGGCCAAGGGCGACGAGGCCGTCCGCGACCTGGTCGAACCCCGCACCCCGCTCTTCGAGTTCGCACTCCGCCAGATCGTCGGCCGGTACGACCTGGAGACCCCGGCGGGCCGCGCCGCCGCGCTCGACGAGGCAGCCCCCGTCGTCGCCAAGATCAAGACGGGCAGCGTGCAGCGCGAGGTCGCCGTCCAGCTGGCCGGCTTCGTCGGCATCCTGGACCAGGAGTACGTCGTGCACCGGGTCAACCAGCTCGCCCAGTGGGCCCGCGGCCGGGGCGACCAGCGAGGACCCGCGCGGTCCTCCTCCCGAGCCGACGCGCAGCGCCGGCAGATCCAGGCCCCCACCGGCCCCTCCGGCCCCGCGCTCAACCTCCGCAGCCCGGCCCACCGCACCGAGCGCGAGCTGCTCAAGCTCGCCCTGCAGCGGCCCGCCCTGGTCTCCCCGGCCTTCGACGCCTACGGAATGGACGAGTTCACCGCCCCGCCGTACGCGGCGGTCCGCCAGTGCATCGCGGAGGTCGGCGGCGCGGAACTGGGTGTCGCCGAGACCCGCGAATACCTCGTCCAGGTGCTCGACGCGACCCCCAACGAAACGGTGCGCAAGCTCGTCACCGAGCTGGCGGTCGAGGTCTTCCACGGCAAGTCCATCGACGAGGCGTACGCGGGCGAGCACCTGGTCAAGGTCCGGCTGCGGGCCGTCGACCGCCGGATCAACGATGTCCAGGGCAGCCTCGCCCGGCTCGGCAGCAATGTCGCACCGGAACACCTGGCCGCCGCGCAGAACGAGGTCTGGGTCCTCCAGCAGTACGCCCAGTCCCTGCGCAACAGCGGAGCCGACGCGCTCTGA
- a CDS encoding NAD(P)/FAD-dependent oxidoreductase: MVDAHRTFVIVGGGLAGAKAAETLRSAGFSGRVILIGDERDHPYERPPLSKGYLSGKEERDSVFVHETAWYAGADIELHLGQPVTVLNRDDRSVELGDGTVIHYDKLLLATGAEPRRLDIAGTDLAGVHHLRRLAHSDRLRNVLAALGRDNGHLVIAGAGWIGLEVAAAARGYGAEVTVVEPEPTPLHRVIGPELGQLFTDLHSDHGVRFHFGRRLTEIVGQDGMVLAVRTDDGEEHPAHDVLAAIGAAPRSALAEAAGLDIAPRAQGGGIAVDASLRTSDPHIYAAGDVANVAHPRLGTRLRVEHWANALNGGPAAARAMLGQDVSYDRVPYFFSDQYDLGLEYSGWAPPGSYDQVVIRGDAGKREFIAFWLKDGKVLAGMNVNVWDVTDTVQELIKAGQPVDPDALADPTVPLESLI; encoded by the coding sequence GTGGTCGACGCACATCGGACGTTCGTCATTGTCGGCGGAGGACTGGCCGGAGCGAAGGCGGCGGAGACGCTCCGCTCGGCGGGTTTCAGCGGCCGCGTCATCCTGATCGGCGATGAGCGCGACCATCCGTACGAACGCCCGCCGCTCTCCAAGGGCTACCTGTCCGGGAAGGAGGAACGCGACAGCGTCTTCGTCCACGAGACGGCCTGGTACGCGGGGGCCGACATCGAGCTCCACCTCGGCCAGCCCGTCACCGTACTGAACCGCGACGACCGCTCCGTGGAGCTCGGCGACGGCACCGTCATCCACTACGACAAGCTGCTCCTGGCCACCGGCGCCGAGCCGCGCCGCCTCGACATCGCCGGCACCGACCTGGCCGGAGTCCACCATCTGCGCCGCCTCGCCCACTCCGACCGGCTGCGCAACGTACTGGCCGCGCTCGGCCGCGACAACGGCCATCTGGTGATCGCCGGAGCCGGCTGGATCGGCCTGGAGGTCGCGGCCGCGGCCCGCGGATACGGCGCCGAGGTCACCGTCGTCGAACCGGAGCCGACCCCGCTGCACCGTGTCATCGGCCCCGAGCTCGGCCAGCTCTTCACCGATCTGCACAGCGACCACGGCGTCCGCTTCCACTTCGGCCGCCGGCTCACCGAGATCGTCGGCCAGGACGGCATGGTCCTCGCCGTCCGCACCGACGACGGCGAGGAGCACCCCGCCCACGACGTCCTCGCCGCGATCGGGGCCGCCCCGCGATCCGCGCTCGCCGAGGCCGCCGGCCTCGACATCGCCCCCCGCGCCCAGGGCGGCGGCATCGCCGTCGACGCCTCCCTGCGCACCAGCGACCCGCACATCTACGCCGCCGGTGACGTCGCCAACGTGGCCCACCCGCGGCTCGGCACCCGGCTGCGGGTCGAGCACTGGGCCAACGCGCTGAACGGCGGCCCCGCGGCGGCCCGCGCCATGCTCGGCCAGGACGTCTCCTACGACCGGGTGCCGTACTTCTTCTCCGACCAGTACGACCTCGGCCTGGAGTACTCGGGCTGGGCGCCGCCCGGCAGCTACGACCAGGTCGTGATCCGCGGTGACGCGGGCAAGCGCGAGTTCATCGCCTTCTGGCTGAAGGACGGCAAGGTGCTCGCCGGTATGAACGTGAACGTGTGGGACGTCACCGACACCGTGCAGGAGCTGATCAAGGCCGGTCAGCCGGTCGACCCGGACGCGCTGGCCGATCCGACGGTGCCGCTGGAGTCACTGATCTGA
- a CDS encoding deoxyguanosinetriphosphate triphosphohydrolase: protein MDGTHGTHGTQESDTAPYGAADAERWDTEPDKRPGRTAFQRDRARVLHSAALRRLAGKTQVVTPGTRSYAWDASPRTRLTHSLECAQVGRELGAALGCDPDLVETACLSHDMGHPPFGHNGEQALNDFASDCGGFEGNAQSLRLLTRLEPKRFVPDTRTGELVSVGLNLTRAALDAATKYPWPRGAHPTDPGSPKFGVYEDDLPVFDWFRKGAPQDRKCFEAQVMDWSDDVAYSVHDFEDGLHAGHIDPNCLDAEPERQEIWQVAVGRYVPADTDPQELSDALDRLIGQDWWPHGYDGSAVAQARLKDATSQLIGRFCLAAESGTRRAYGTGRLGRYGAELVVPREARNECAVLKAIADRYVMQRAEQEAIRAEQRIVIAELAAALTARAPEGLEPQLRALYEAAPDDRSRKRVLVDQIAALTDASARTLHHSLTARRR from the coding sequence ATGGACGGCACGCACGGCACGCACGGCACGCAGGAATCAGACACGGCACCTTACGGCGCCGCCGACGCCGAGCGCTGGGACACCGAACCGGACAAACGGCCCGGCCGCACCGCCTTCCAGCGCGACCGAGCCCGGGTGCTCCACTCCGCCGCGCTGCGCCGGCTCGCCGGGAAGACCCAGGTGGTCACCCCCGGCACCCGCAGCTACGCCTGGGACGCCAGCCCCCGGACCCGGCTCACCCACTCACTGGAATGCGCCCAGGTCGGCCGCGAGCTCGGCGCCGCACTCGGCTGCGACCCCGACCTGGTCGAGACGGCCTGCCTCTCCCACGACATGGGCCACCCGCCCTTCGGCCACAACGGCGAGCAGGCGCTCAACGACTTCGCCTCCGACTGCGGCGGATTCGAGGGGAACGCCCAGTCGCTGCGCCTGCTCACCCGGCTCGAACCGAAGCGGTTCGTGCCCGACACCCGTACCGGTGAGCTGGTCAGCGTCGGGCTCAACCTGACCCGCGCCGCGCTCGACGCCGCCACCAAGTACCCCTGGCCCCGCGGCGCACACCCCACCGACCCCGGCTCGCCGAAGTTCGGGGTCTACGAGGACGACCTGCCGGTCTTCGACTGGTTCCGCAAGGGCGCCCCGCAGGACCGCAAGTGCTTCGAGGCCCAGGTGATGGACTGGTCCGACGACGTGGCGTACTCGGTCCACGACTTCGAGGACGGGCTGCACGCCGGCCACATCGACCCCAACTGCCTGGACGCCGAGCCGGAGCGGCAGGAGATCTGGCAGGTCGCCGTCGGACGGTACGTCCCGGCGGACACCGACCCGCAGGAGCTCTCCGACGCGCTGGACCGGCTCATCGGCCAGGACTGGTGGCCGCACGGCTACGACGGCTCGGCCGTCGCCCAGGCCCGGCTGAAGGACGCCACGAGCCAGCTGATCGGCCGGTTCTGCCTCGCCGCCGAGAGCGGCACCCGCCGGGCGTACGGCACCGGCCGGCTCGGCAGGTACGGCGCCGAGCTCGTCGTACCCCGCGAGGCGCGCAACGAGTGCGCGGTGCTCAAGGCGATCGCCGACCGCTACGTCATGCAGCGCGCCGAACAGGAGGCCATCCGCGCCGAACAGCGGATCGTCATCGCCGAACTGGCCGCGGCGCTGACCGCCCGCGCGCCGGAGGGACTGGAGCCGCAGCTGCGGGCGCTGTACGAGGCCGCCCCCGACGACCGGTCCCGCAAGCGCGTCCTGGTCGACCAGATCGCCGCCCTGACCGACGCGTCGGCCCGCACCCTGCACCACTCGCTCACCGCCCGCCGCCGATGA
- a CDS encoding SanA/YdcF family protein, whose product MRLNRQGAGAGRGRLRRAAGRLRPRLPRTRRGRRRAVQAVMVACVLGLAPATWMHSVADARVRTTADVPARQVAVVFGAGLWNGKPSPYLANRLRAAAELYRDKKVRVVLVTGDNSRVDYDEPDAMRKFLVGHGVPDSRIVSDFAGFDTWDSCVRAKKIFGVDRAVLVTQGFHVRRAIALCRAAGIDAYGVGVDAVHDATWYYGGTREVFAAGKAALEVLFKPDPRFLGPREPGVGTALAADAG is encoded by the coding sequence ATGCGGCTGAACCGACAGGGAGCAGGGGCGGGGCGGGGCCGGCTGCGGAGAGCGGCCGGCCGGCTGCGGCCCCGGCTGCCACGGACCCGACGGGGGCGGCGCCGGGCCGTGCAGGCGGTGATGGTCGCCTGTGTGCTGGGCCTGGCACCCGCCACCTGGATGCACTCGGTCGCCGACGCCCGGGTCAGGACGACGGCGGACGTGCCCGCGCGTCAGGTCGCCGTGGTGTTCGGGGCAGGGCTGTGGAACGGGAAGCCGTCCCCGTATCTCGCGAACCGGCTGCGGGCCGCGGCCGAGCTGTACCGGGACAAGAAGGTGAGGGTCGTGCTGGTGACCGGTGACAACAGCCGGGTGGACTACGACGAACCGGACGCGATGCGCAAGTTCCTGGTCGGGCACGGGGTGCCGGACAGCAGGATCGTCAGCGACTTCGCCGGCTTCGACACCTGGGACTCGTGCGTCCGGGCCAAGAAGATCTTCGGGGTGGATCGGGCCGTGCTGGTGACCCAGGGCTTCCATGTCCGGCGGGCGATCGCGCTGTGCCGGGCGGCGGGGATCGACGCGTACGGCGTCGGGGTCGACGCCGTACACGATGCGACCTGGTACTACGGCGGGACACGGGAGGTCTTCGCGGCGGGGAAGGCGGCCCTCGAGGTGCTGTTCAAGCCCGACCCGCGCTTCCTGGGCCCCCGGGAGCCGGGCGTGGGAACGGCCCTCGCGGCGGACGCCGGGTGA
- the cutA gene encoding divalent-cation tolerance protein CutA translates to MTSTAWLTVLTTTDSEEKARLLAQGVVEARLAACVQISAPVTSVYRWQNAIETTQEWQLLLKTTAERYDELEAHLQEAHDYDAPEIIAMPVVRGSARYLGWVSAETAPVTSGGS, encoded by the coding sequence GTGACGTCGACCGCATGGCTGACCGTTCTGACCACAACGGACAGCGAGGAGAAGGCCCGGCTGCTGGCGCAGGGCGTGGTGGAGGCGCGGCTCGCCGCCTGCGTACAGATCTCCGCGCCCGTCACCTCGGTCTACCGGTGGCAGAACGCCATCGAGACCACCCAGGAGTGGCAGCTGCTCCTCAAGACGACGGCCGAGCGGTACGACGAACTGGAGGCCCATCTCCAGGAAGCGCACGACTACGACGCCCCGGAGATCATCGCGATGCCGGTGGTACGGGGCAGCGCCCGCTACCTCGGCTGGGTGTCGGCGGAGACCGCACCGGTCACCTCGGGAGGGAGCTGA
- a CDS encoding NADPH-dependent FMN reductase, producing the protein MDLTTAGSAATATVSTSASASADAPLKVAVILASNREGRFAPVVADWFLARTDGHPAVVTDLIDVAGLDLPTVHSYRPAPEAQAALAAVASRLAAADAFVVITPEYNHSYPAPLKNLIDWHHVEWQAKPVAFVSYGGVSGGLRAVEHLRQVFAELHAVSIRDTVSFHNAGAQFDDEGRHRDPAGPDAAAKTVIDLLVWWGRALRDAKKVRPYGG; encoded by the coding sequence ATGGACCTCACCACAGCTGGATCCGCAGCCACCGCCACGGTTTCCACCTCCGCTTCCGCCTCCGCCGACGCACCCTTGAAGGTCGCGGTCATCCTCGCCAGCAACCGCGAGGGCCGCTTCGCGCCCGTCGTCGCCGACTGGTTCCTCGCCCGTACCGACGGCCACCCCGCCGTCGTGACCGACCTGATCGATGTCGCCGGACTCGACCTCCCGACCGTGCACTCGTACCGCCCCGCCCCCGAGGCGCAGGCCGCACTGGCCGCGGTGGCGAGCCGGTTGGCGGCCGCCGACGCCTTCGTCGTCATCACCCCCGAGTACAACCACTCCTACCCGGCCCCGCTGAAGAACCTCATCGACTGGCACCACGTCGAATGGCAGGCGAAACCCGTCGCCTTCGTCTCCTACGGCGGGGTCTCCGGCGGGCTGCGCGCGGTCGAGCACCTGCGGCAGGTCTTCGCCGAACTGCACGCCGTCTCGATCCGCGACACCGTCTCCTTCCACAACGCCGGCGCGCAGTTCGACGACGAGGGCAGACACCGTGACCCGGCCGGTCCCGACGCCGCCGCGAAGACGGTGATCGACCTGCTGGTGTGGTGGGGCCGGGCGCTGCGGGACGCGAAGAAGGTGCGGCCGTACGGCGGATGA
- a CDS encoding aminotransferase class IV family protein — protein MTTPAAAPFPYAEFDGHPATEDDLRTAVFFNYGHFTAMQVRAGRVRGLGLHLDRLDSANRALFELPLAGERVRELIRHALGSAGVVDASVRVHGFLPPGDSATTVMVTVRGPARMPTDPKSMMSVPYARTLPHLKRPGEFGQTYYAHLASRAGFDDAALTLPDGSVTEGSFTNIGFWDGDSVVWPQAPALRGITMALLEQEFPGAGIRSRHRPVRLDGLGSYRSAFVTNSQGIAPVRRIDEAAFTVDEELMKRLDAAYERAPWDTI, from the coding sequence ATGACGACTCCAGCAGCCGCACCGTTCCCGTACGCCGAGTTCGACGGGCATCCGGCCACCGAGGACGATCTGCGGACAGCCGTTTTCTTCAACTACGGCCATTTCACCGCCATGCAGGTCAGGGCGGGCCGGGTACGCGGACTCGGGCTGCACCTGGACCGGCTGGACAGCGCGAACCGGGCGCTCTTCGAACTCCCGCTGGCCGGCGAGCGGGTGCGCGAACTGATCCGGCACGCGCTGGGGAGCGCGGGGGTGGTGGACGCCTCGGTGCGGGTGCACGGATTCCTGCCGCCGGGCGACAGCGCGACGACCGTCATGGTCACGGTGCGCGGACCGGCGAGGATGCCCACCGACCCGAAGAGCATGATGTCCGTCCCGTACGCCCGTACGCTGCCGCACCTCAAGCGCCCCGGCGAATTCGGCCAGACGTACTACGCACATCTCGCGTCCCGCGCGGGCTTCGACGATGCGGCGCTGACCCTGCCGGACGGCTCGGTGACCGAGGGATCGTTCACCAACATCGGTTTCTGGGACGGCGATTCGGTCGTCTGGCCGCAGGCTCCCGCGCTGCGCGGCATCACCATGGCTCTGCTGGAGCAGGAGTTTCCCGGCGCGGGGATCCGGTCGCGGCATCGTCCGGTGAGGCTGGACGGGCTGGGGAGCTACCGGTCGGCCTTCGTGACCAACTCACAGGGCATCGCTCCGGTACGGCGGATCGACGAGGCCGCGTTCACGGTGGACGAGGAACTGATGAAGCGGCTGGACGCGGCCTACGAGAGGGCGCCCTGGGACACCATCTGA
- a CDS encoding DUF5990 family protein gives MQIHIEGSRLPGRVCRPGGDFAGYENIHVGVQRKDRPGELFGLLPGDAPSASWTLDCTATLTATTASATADGVEISGPYVQDRLGGRFVYLSWGTVDENGLFSMFRRAKLMFADIGPDVLEAAARSGHLTARLPLSDAKGQPLCARVRPPVIEWSAAAPA, from the coding sequence ATGCAGATCCATATCGAGGGCTCACGCCTCCCCGGCCGCGTCTGCCGGCCCGGCGGCGACTTCGCCGGCTACGAGAACATCCACGTGGGCGTGCAGCGCAAGGACCGGCCCGGCGAACTCTTCGGGCTGCTCCCGGGCGACGCCCCGTCCGCCTCCTGGACCCTGGACTGCACCGCCACCCTCACCGCCACCACCGCTTCCGCCACCGCGGACGGCGTCGAGATCAGCGGGCCGTACGTACAGGACCGGCTCGGCGGGCGCTTCGTCTACCTGTCATGGGGCACGGTCGACGAGAACGGGCTCTTCTCCATGTTCCGGCGGGCCAAGCTGATGTTCGCCGACATCGGGCCGGACGTCCTCGAAGCAGCCGCACGCTCCGGGCACCTCACCGCACGACTGCCGCTCTCCGACGCCAAGGGCCAGCCGCTCTGCGCCCGGGTCCGGCCGCCGGTCATCGAGTGGTCCGCCGCCGCTCCGGCATGA